ATCGTTCCGCTGGAAAGGGATATTATCGGCGGGTTCATCCATAGCGGCTTCTCTCTTGGCTCGAGCTGCGCCGTCCATCTGGAATATCTCAATCGGCGCTATCTTGAACTGTTTGGTGATGGAACCGCAGAAAGACTGCTCGAGGTGAACATCGACAGGTGGGTCACTTTCAATCGCCGGCAGCAGGCTGGCGCGGAAAACACCCGCCGTCAGAATTGAGGGCTGAACCGGTTGAGGGCAGGTGACATGCGCCCGCAGGCCGGTTAACCGACGGCCCAGGTGTCTGTCTCAGGTGCGCCAGCCAAGCAACCGCCGTTCAACCACACCGATCAGCGCGCTCACAAGAACCCCCAGCAGGGACAGGATCACGACACCTGCGAACAGGCGCTCCAGGTCATAGAGAGACCCGGCCTCCAGGATATAGGCGCCGATCCCGTATTCGGCTCCCAGCATTTCGGCGGCCACCAAGAGAATGATCGCGATGGCAAGGCTGATACGCAGGCCGGACAGGATACCGGGCATGGCACCGGGCAGCACGATCTTGCGCACGATGGACCACCAGGACAGGCCGAAGCTTTGGCCCATACGAATGAGGGTCCGGTCAACATTGTCGACCGCGCCATAGGTCGCCACGACCGTGGGCGTAAAAGTGCCGAAGGCGATCAACGCGTATTTCGAACCTTCGCCGATCCCGAACCAGATGACGAAGAGCGGCAGCAGCGCGATCTTGGGGATCGGGAAGATCGCCGCGACCAGAGGCACCATGCCTGACCGGATATAGGAGAACAGGCCGATCAGCACCCCGACGCTGATGCCGATGCTGACACCGATCGCCGCGCCGACGATCAGTCGCGACAGCGAGGGACCCAGATGTTTGAACAGAAGTCCGCTTTCGTAGAGCTCCACCAACGTTTCCAGCACGTCTGAGGGTCTCGGCAACGTGAGCGCCGAAATCCAGCCTGCGCGTGTTCCCCATTCCGTGATCAGGATCAGGCCGACAAAGACGGCGAACCCCACCCAGCGATGCGGTTTCGGTGCGAAACCGCCACCGCGAAAAGCGACGGCGTTTCGAGTGACGGTGTCATCAGACATGGATCAACTCCGCATCGGCCGCACGGGCTTCATCGCGCATCAGCTGCCAGAGATGCTTCTGCGCTGTCTCCAGATCGGCATCGCCGAACTCGCGACCGGCAAGGGGCTTGTCGATGGTCACGATCTCGCGGATCTGACCCGGACGGCGCGACAGGACGACCACCTGATGCCCAAGCCGAACCGCTTCCGCCAGGTTGTGGGTGACATAAACCGCCGTGAACGGCTGACGGGTCCACAGATCCACGAGATCATCCATCAAAAGTTCGCGGGTCTGGCTGTCGAGTGCGGACAAGGGCTCGTCCATGAGCAGCACAGCCGGATTGACCGCCAGTGCCCGGGCTATGGCCACCCGCTGCTTCATGCCGCCGGAGAGCTGTTTCGGCAGGGCCTTGGCAAAATCAGTCAGTTTTGTGCGCGCCAGCACATCTTCAATGATGTTTCGCGCCCTGTCTCCCTTGATGCCATGATCCTCAAGCACCAGCGAAATGTTGCCGGAGACGGTTCTCCAGGGCAGCAAGGCAAAGTCCTGAAAGATATAGGTCAACGGGTTCAGGCAGCCTTCCGGCGG
This genomic interval from Labrenzia sp. VG12 contains the following:
- a CDS encoding ABC transporter permease, producing the protein MSDDTVTRNAVAFRGGGFAPKPHRWVGFAVFVGLILITEWGTRAGWISALTLPRPSDVLETLVELYESGLLFKHLGPSLSRLIVGAAIGVSIGISVGVLIGLFSYIRSGMVPLVAAIFPIPKIALLPLFVIWFGIGEGSKYALIAFGTFTPTVVATYGAVDNVDRTLIRMGQSFGLSWWSIVRKIVLPGAMPGILSGLRISLAIAIILLVAAEMLGAEYGIGAYILEAGSLYDLERLFAGVVILSLLGVLVSALIGVVERRLLGWRT
- a CDS encoding ABC transporter ATP-binding protein; the protein is MDIRLDGISHSYDSFDVLRDISLDIPSGQIACIVGPSGCGKSTLLRFIGGLERPMSGQVLQLGDPPEGCLNPLTYIFQDFALLPWRTVSGNISLVLEDHGIKGDRARNIIEDVLARTKLTDFAKALPKQLSGGMKQRVAIARALAVNPAVLLMDEPLSALDSQTRELLMDDLVDLWTRQPFTAVYVTHNLAEAVRLGHQVVVLSRRPGQIREIVTIDKPLAGREFGDADLETAQKHLWQLMRDEARAADAELIHV